One Oculatellaceae cyanobacterium DNA window includes the following coding sequences:
- a CDS encoding putative 2-dehydropantoate 2-reductase: protein MSNYQLLFTSYELQNINLLLTMRSYAIIGTGALGGYYGGKLQQAGLDVHFLLNSDYEYVNLNGLIVESPTGDFTLPCINAYNHTAKMPLCDVVIVALKTTHNYLLPKILPDVIKDDGVVLVLQNGLGVEQEVADIIGADRVIGGLCFLCSNKVAPGHIRHLDYGEIKLGEYAPDYQAVGITERMRQIASDFDSTGIPILLAEDLLLARWQKLVWNIPYNGLSVVLDARTDELMADPDTRVLVEQLMQEVVAGAAACSRIISDSFIQKMLDYTVNMKPYRTSMKIDYDEKRSLEVETMFGNPLRAAQKAGVDLPKIAVLYQQLKFLDARNSQKK, encoded by the coding sequence ATGAGCAATTATCAGTTATTATTTACCAGCTATGAGTTACAAAATATAAATTTACTCTTGACTATGCGTAGCTACGCGATTATTGGTACAGGTGCGTTGGGTGGCTATTACGGAGGCAAACTGCAACAAGCAGGTTTGGATGTCCATTTCCTGCTCAACAGTGATTATGAATACGTTAACCTCAATGGTTTAATTGTTGAATCTCCAACAGGGGATTTCACGCTTCCTTGTATCAATGCTTACAACCACACGGCAAAAATGCCACTTTGTGATGTCGTAATTGTAGCCCTCAAAACAACGCACAACTACTTATTACCGAAAATATTGCCAGATGTAATCAAAGATGATGGCGTGGTTTTAGTGCTGCAAAATGGCTTAGGTGTTGAACAGGAAGTTGCTGATATTATTGGTGCAGATCGGGTAATCGGTGGGTTGTGCTTTCTTTGTTCTAATAAAGTAGCACCTGGACATATTCGCCACTTAGATTATGGTGAAATTAAACTTGGTGAATATGCACCTGACTATCAAGCAGTTGGAATTACTGAGCGAATGCGCCAAATTGCTAGTGACTTTGATAGCACGGGTATTCCGATACTTTTGGCTGAAGATTTATTGTTAGCGCGTTGGCAAAAACTTGTTTGGAATATTCCTTATAATGGGCTATCTGTAGTTCTTGATGCGCGAACAGATGAGCTAATGGCTGATCCAGACACCCGTGTTTTAGTAGAACAGTTAATGCAGGAAGTTGTAGCAGGTGCAGCCGCTTGTAGTCGGATAATATCTGATAGTTTTATCCAAAAAATGCTCGATTATACGGTAAACATGAAACCTTACCGGACGAGTATGAAGATTGATTATGATGAAAAGCGATCGCTCGAAGTAGAAACCATGTTTGGTAATCCTTTACGTGCTGCACAAAAAGCAGGAGTAGATTTACCAAAAATTGCCGTGTTATACCAGCAATTAAAATTTCTAGATGCTAGAAATAGCCAGAAAAAATAA